The proteins below are encoded in one region of Salvelinus namaycush isolate Seneca chromosome 39, SaNama_1.0, whole genome shotgun sequence:
- the atg4da gene encoding cysteine protease ATG4D, with translation MNSVSPSAVQYVGGVGVVCQDDTFQREETKRSQQPQLVDPGGGSSFGNRQGTDVGGGGTREATTAGEPDEVDKLKTKLMSAWNNVKYGWSVKSKTTFNKSSPVTVMGHSYLLNSEGEVERFRRAFVSRLWLTYRREFPQLEGSTLTTDCGWGCMLRSGQMLLAQGLLLHLLPRDWSWPDAQQFADVDFEALRPRSPSRAGGVPIPSFGYSSSSRTPTTPQKTSMPGGTALNHTQKKRPESCRDRQAEPLHRRVVAWFGDEPPAPFGVHQLVELGKSSGKKAGDWYGPSVVAHILRKAVAKTSEVHNLAVYVAQDCTVYKKDVVHLCDQSLNQSISDPEPSGPGWKSVIILVPVRLGGDSLNPSYIECVRNILRLECCIGIIGGKPKHSLFFIGCQDEQLLYLDPHYCQAVVDVTQDNFPLESFHCSSPRKMPFSRMDPSCTIGFYAKNKKDFESLCSAVCVALSSPDEKYPIFTFVEGQAQDYGLVGHSSSHPHSDTSPTLGPAHMLPQGKLSRSNNIGSSDDFVFLVVSSPVM, from the exons ATGAACTCCGTGTCTCCCAGTGCAGTTCAGTATGTGGGGGGAGTAGGAGTGGTGTGTCAGGATGACACCTTCCAGAGAGAGGAGACCAAGAGGTCTCAGCAGCCCCAGCTGGTGGACCCTGGCGGAGGAAGTAGCTTTGGGAACCGGCAGGGTACTGATGTCGGTGGGGGTGGAACCAGAGAGGCCACCACCGCTGGAGAGCCAGACGAGGTGGACAAACTCAAGACCAAACTGATGTCGGCGTGGAATAATGTCAAATACG GCTGGTCGGTCAAGTCGAAGACCACATTCAACAAGAGCTCTCCGGTGACTGTAATGGGCCACTCCTATCTGCTCAATAGTGAAG gCGAGGTGGAGCGGTTCAGACGGGCGTTCGTGTCTCGGCTGTGGCTGACCTACCGTAGGGAGTTCCCCCAGCTGGAGGGCTCCACCTTGACTACAGACTGTGGCTGGGGCTGCATGCTGCGGAGCGGACAGATGCTGCTGGCCCAGGGCCTACTGCTACATCTGCTGCCACGAG ACTGGTCGTGGCCAGACGCCCAGCAGTTCGCCGACGTGGACTTTGAGGCTCTGAGACCCCGCTCCCCGTCCCGCGCTGGGGGCGTACCCATCCCCTCCTTCGGCTACTCCTCCTCCTCGCGGACCCCCACCACGCCCCAGAAGACCTCCATGCCAGGGGGCACGGCTCTCAACCATACCCAGAAGAAGAGGCCCGAGTCGTGCAGGGACAGGCAGGCTGAGCCCCTCCACCGGAGGGTTGTGGCCTGGTTTGGGGATGAGCCCCCGGCCCCGTTTGGGGTGCACCAGCTGGTAGAATTGGGGAAGAGCTCAGGGAAGAAGGCGGGGGACTGGTACGGCCCCTCAGTGGTGGCACACATACTACG AAAAGCAGTTGCCAAGACTTCTGAGGTTCACAACCTGGCTGTATATGTAGCGCAGGACTGTACTG TGTACAAAAAGGACGTGGTGCATCTGTGTGACCAGTCGTTGAACCAGAGTATATCAGATCCTGAGCCCAGTGGTCCAGGCTGGAAGTCTGTCATCATACTGGTTCCAGTCCGACTAGGAGGAGACTCTCTCAACCCCTCCTACATCGAGTGTGTCAGG AACATTCTCAGGTTAGAATGCTGTATCGGAATCATCGGCGGCAAACCCAAGCATTCGCTGTTCTTTATCGGCTGCCAAG ACGAGCAGCTGCTGTATCTGGACCCTCACTACTGTCAGGCCGTGGTGGATGTCACTCAAGACAACTTCCCACTGGAG TCGTTCCACTGTAGCTCGCCCAGGAAGATGCCCTTCAGTCGCATGGACCCCAGCTGTACTATAGGCTTCTACGCCAAGAACAAGAAGGACTTTGAGTCTCTGTGTTCTGCCGTCTGTGTG GCCCTATCGTCGCCCGACGAGAAGTACCCCATCTTTACCTTCGTGGAGGGCCAGGCCCAGGACTATGGACTGGTGGGCCACAGCTCCTCCCATCCTCACTCTGACACCTCCCCCACCCTTGGCCCCGCCCACATGCTGCCCCAAG